A stretch of the Sphingobacteriales bacterium genome encodes the following:
- a CDS encoding histidine phosphatase family protein codes for MKNEILKHYSDEHRLSLLIRHGDRDAIPDGSFGNEVLLNEKGKQNAKNFGESLSERKLNKIFTSPVGRCIQTAEFITKGYGSPVEIIETTALGAPGLHIADEKIAGEYYLQHGGFKMYDHFIQGVEIPGVPKIEELRNSLTNFISENTKDNGLTLFVSHDMLIAFYHYSINKTIYTKENWVKYLSGLTLKNGRYEK; via the coding sequence ATGAAAAATGAAATTTTAAAACATTATAGTGATGAACATAGATTGTCATTGCTTATTAGACACGGAGATAGGGATGCTATTCCTGACGGTTCATTTGGAAACGAAGTTCTACTGAATGAAAAAGGAAAACAAAACGCAAAAAATTTTGGCGAAAGTTTATCAGAAAGAAAACTAAACAAAATTTTTACAAGCCCTGTTGGACGTTGTATTCAAACGGCTGAATTTATTACCAAAGGTTATGGAAGTCCAGTAGAAATAATTGAAACAACTGCGTTAGGTGCACCCGGACTGCATATTGCTGACGAAAAAATTGCAGGAGAATATTATTTGCAACACGGAGGTTTTAAAATGTATGACCATTTTATTCAAGGGGTGGAAATACCCGGTGTGCCTAAAATTGAAGAATTACGCAACTCCCTTACCAATTTTATTTCAGAAAACACAAAGGACAACGGTTTGACACTTTTTGTTTCTCACGATATGTTGATTGCATTTTATCATTACAGTATTAATAAAACAATTTACACTAAAGAAAATTGGGTTAAATATTTATCGGGACTAACCTTGAAAAATGGGCGTTATGAAAAATGA
- a CDS encoding Mrp/NBP35 family ATP-binding protein, with protein sequence MGAFEKINLPSVKNIIVVASGKGGVGKSTVSTNLAIALARNGEKVALVDADIYGPSIPKMFGIENARPDVTTFGDKEMMFPIEKYGVKIMSIGFFLAANQGLIWRGPMAANAITQLFENTEWGEIDYMIIDFPPGTGDIQLTTVQKIKLTGVIIVTTPQEIALNDARKAASMFTNPDLNVPILGIIENMSWFTPKKHPEEKYYIFGQGGGAILASELNSTLLGQIPLVSEVGEAAEKGLSIYNQTDKTVISAFEKVIEKIV encoded by the coding sequence ATGGGTGCTTTTGAAAAAATAAACTTGCCCAGTGTGAAAAATATTATTGTAGTAGCATCTGGCAAGGGCGGTGTAGGAAAATCAACAGTTTCAACCAATTTGGCAATAGCATTGGCACGTAATGGTGAAAAAGTTGCCTTAGTCGATGCTGATATTTACGGACCTTCAATTCCTAAAATGTTTGGCATTGAAAACGCCAGACCTGATGTTACAACTTTTGGTGATAAAGAAATGATGTTCCCCATTGAGAAATATGGTGTAAAAATCATGTCTATTGGTTTCTTTCTGGCAGCTAATCAGGGTTTAATCTGGCGTGGACCGATGGCTGCTAATGCGATTACTCAACTTTTCGAAAATACAGAATGGGGTGAAATAGATTATATGATAATTGATTTTCCACCGGGAACAGGTGATATACAACTTACAACAGTTCAAAAGATAAAACTTACAGGTGTAATTATTGTTACAACGCCTCAGGAAATAGCCCTGAACGATGCCCGCAAAGCAGCTTCAATGTTTACAAACCCTGATTTGAATGTACCTATCCTTGGTATTATTGAAAACATGTCGTGGTTTACTCCTAAAAAACATCCCGAAGAAAAGTATTACATTTTCGGACAAGGCGGAGGTGCGATATTAGCTTCCGAACTAAATTCTACCTTATTAGGACAAATACCTTTAGTTTCCGAAGTTGGCGAAGCTGCCGAAAAAGGGTTGAGCATTTACAACCAAACTGACAAAACAGTTATTTCAGCTTTTGAAAAAGTAATAGAAAAAATTGTTTAG
- a CDS encoding FAD-dependent oxidoreductase, with protein MKTTDVLVIGGSAAGMVAALTGKAHWSNKEFILVKKQKEMMVPCGIPYIFGTLDCSEKNLMPVDTMLQKNGITSIVDEATEIDTNNKVVTFASGEKIGYQKLIIATGSIPVKPKWLEGADLENVFVIPKDKAYLDNMKAKLEQVKNIAVIGAGFIGVELSDELTKKGYKVTLIEKLPHILNLAFDPEIAKNIHDLLTKKGLNIITGKGISKVLGNNKVEAIELEDGQTLKMDAVVLSIGYKPNSELAKKSGIYVDEDNFIAVDEYMRTHVKDVFAVGDCAQKRDFVTRRRVPTMLASTACAEARIAGMNLFNLHVVKTFSGTIAIYSTAIDDIGFGTAGVTEQRAEQEGIATITGTFEGVNRHPGNLPDAHKQIVKLIAAKNSGIIIGGEVIGGKEAGELTNVIGLAIQNRMSVNSFLTMQIGTHPCLTASPAAYPLIKAAESIAIKMLNHKE; from the coding sequence ATGAAAACGACAGATGTATTAGTCATTGGAGGCAGTGCAGCCGGGATGGTAGCTGCCTTAACAGGTAAAGCTCATTGGTCTAATAAAGAGTTTATCCTTGTAAAAAAACAAAAAGAGATGATGGTGCCATGCGGCATACCCTACATTTTTGGGACACTTGATTGCAGTGAAAAAAACCTTATGCCCGTAGATACCATGCTTCAAAAAAATGGCATAACCTCAATTGTTGACGAAGCAACAGAAATTGACACCAACAATAAAGTAGTAACCTTTGCCAGTGGCGAAAAAATTGGTTATCAAAAATTGATTATTGCCACAGGCTCAATTCCAGTCAAACCTAAATGGCTTGAGGGGGCTGATTTGGAAAATGTTTTTGTCATCCCTAAAGACAAAGCTTATCTTGATAATATGAAAGCAAAACTGGAACAGGTTAAAAATATTGCTGTGATTGGTGCAGGTTTTATTGGGGTTGAGCTTTCCGATGAGCTTACCAAGAAAGGATATAAAGTTACCCTGATTGAAAAACTACCTCATATCTTAAATCTTGCTTTTGACCCTGAAATAGCAAAAAATATTCATGATTTACTTACTAAGAAAGGCTTAAACATTATTACAGGAAAAGGAATAAGCAAGGTATTGGGAAACAACAAAGTTGAAGCCATCGAACTCGAAGATGGACAAACTTTGAAAATGGACGCCGTTGTTTTATCCATTGGGTATAAACCCAATAGTGAATTAGCTAAAAAATCGGGTATTTATGTCGATGAAGATAATTTTATCGCCGTTGATGAGTATATGCGTACACATGTTAAAGATGTATTTGCCGTTGGAGATTGTGCCCAAAAACGCGATTTTGTAACCCGCCGAAGAGTACCAACTATGCTTGCATCAACAGCTTGCGCTGAAGCAAGAATTGCAGGAATGAATTTATTTAATCTCCATGTTGTCAAAACGTTTAGCGGAACTATTGCTATTTATTCCACTGCCATAGATGATATAGGGTTTGGCACAGCAGGAGTAACCGAACAACGAGCTGAACAAGAAGGCATTGCTACGATTACTGGTACTTTTGAAGGTGTTAACAGACATCCCGGAAATTTACCTGATGCTCATAAGCAAATTGTAAAACTTATTGCAGCCAAAAATTCGGGTATTATCATTGGAGGAGAAGTAATAGGAGGAAAAGAAGCAGGTGAATTGACCAATGTTATAGGGTTGGCTATACAAAATCGCATGTCTGTTAATTCTTTTTTAACCATGCAAATAGGAACGCATCCATGCCTCACTGCATCTCCTGCAGCTTATCCTTTAATTAAGGCGGCTGAAAGTATTGCAATCAAAATGTTAAACCATAAAGAATAA
- the cobO gene encoding cob(I)yrinic acid a,c-diamide adenosyltransferase, with product MEKYKGYIHLYTGNGKGKTTAALGLALRAVGAGKRVFIGQFVKGMHYAEIDALKRFSEIEIKQYGLDCFIKKEPTEKDIKAAQIGLREVTEMILENKYDIVVMDEVCIALHYHLFDLNDIIKILQKKPVSMEIILTGRYAPAKLYELADLITEMKEIKHYYNKGVQARKGIEY from the coding sequence ATGGAAAAATATAAAGGCTATATTCATTTATACACTGGTAACGGCAAAGGTAAAACCACCGCAGCGTTGGGTTTAGCTCTTAGGGCTGTTGGAGCAGGTAAACGCGTGTTTATTGGTCAATTTGTAAAAGGTATGCACTATGCTGAAATAGATGCTTTAAAAAGATTTTCAGAAATTGAGATTAAACAATATGGTTTGGATTGTTTTATTAAAAAGGAACCGACTGAAAAAGATATAAAAGCAGCTCAAATTGGGTTGAGGGAAGTTACCGAAATGATTCTGGAAAATAAATACGATATAGTGGTTATGGATGAAGTTTGCATTGCTCTTCATTACCATTTATTTGATTTGAATGATATTATTAAAATATTGCAAAAAAAGCCCGTATCAATGGAAATAATCTTAACAGGAAGATATGCTCCTGCTAAATTATATGAATTGGCTGATTTAATTACTGAAATGAAAGAAATTAAACACTATTACAACAAGGGTGTGCAAGCAAGAAAAGGGATTGAATACTAG
- a CDS encoding radical SAM protein — protein MISFGPIPSRRLGKSLGINNIPEQKICSYSCVYCQVGLTRKYCVERTTFYEPEFIYNEVSHHLEKLKPSDKPDYLTFVANGEPTLDINLGKSIAKLKSLGIPVAVITNASLLHVPEVRHDLLMADWVSVKIDANEEAIWKKINRPHKKIHFSDYLKGLQLFSSEYKGKLCTETMLIESFNDTIEILQATAALIKQINPAVAYISIPTRPPAIKTIKPPSEKKINEAYQIFLNAGLNAELTLGFEGTNTGYTGNAYEDILNICAVHPIREDTMQELLQKDNADYNMVKSMIENNIIQQIEYNSNKFYIRKLNN, from the coding sequence ATGATAAGTTTCGGACCCATACCATCTCGCAGGTTAGGAAAAAGCCTTGGAATAAACAATATTCCAGAACAAAAAATATGTTCGTATTCCTGTGTGTATTGTCAGGTTGGATTGACAAGGAAATACTGTGTTGAGCGAACCACATTTTACGAACCCGAATTTATTTACAACGAAGTCAGCCATCATTTAGAAAAATTAAAACCTTCCGACAAACCCGATTATTTGACATTTGTAGCAAACGGTGAACCTACCTTAGATATTAATCTCGGTAAATCTATTGCCAAACTTAAATCACTTGGCATACCTGTTGCCGTAATTACCAATGCCTCGCTATTACATGTGCCCGAAGTTCGTCATGACCTGCTAATGGCCGATTGGGTATCGGTAAAAATTGATGCAAACGAGGAAGCTATCTGGAAAAAAATAAACCGACCCCATAAAAAAATTCACTTTTCAGATTATTTGAAAGGATTACAACTATTTTCATCGGAATACAAAGGAAAATTATGCACAGAAACCATGTTAATAGAGAGTTTTAACGATACAATCGAAATATTACAAGCAACGGCAGCCTTAATCAAACAAATAAATCCGGCAGTAGCTTATATCTCCATTCCTACCCGTCCGCCAGCTATAAAAACCATTAAACCACCTAGTGAAAAAAAAATAAACGAAGCCTACCAAATTTTCTTAAATGCCGGCTTAAATGCAGAACTTACCCTTGGTTTTGAAGGTACCAATACCGGTTATACAGGCAATGCATACGAGGATATTCTCAATATATGTGCAGTTCATCCCATTAGAGAAGATACTATGCAAGAACTCTTACAGAAAGACAATGCCGACTATAATATGGTGAAATCAATGATTGAGAATAATATAATTCAACAAATTGAATACAATTCAAACAAATTTTACATAAGAAAACTTAATAATTAA
- a CDS encoding glycosyltransferase, with amino-acid sequence MHILKIIHGYPLNYNAGSEVYSQSICNELSKRHKVSVFTREENPYSPDFTIRHENKTDNLNFYFVNNPQGKDGYRHKQMDENFAELVKQIKPDIAHIGHVNHLSTGLIDELNKLNIPIIYTLHDFWLMCPRGQFLTRSIGKTNNFQLCKKQDDKKCATDCYKVYFSGREENEQNEIENWSNWIHQRMAETKSIINKVDLFIAPSHYLRNRFINEFEVPENKIVYLDYGFPTEYLTQTKKSNEKTNFTFGYIGTLIPAKGVNDLIEAFKQIEEPATLKIYGRENGQSTNALKLLASTSKNKIEFAGEYINHNLANDVFSNVDCIVVPSIWGENSPLVIHEAQSCKVPVITADFGGMKEYVQHNINGLLFEHRNTNSLAEQMKFAVTNPDKMKTLGEKGYLYSADGSVPNIQDHCKELENIYSEFIYKLWRVTLDTNPEDCNLSCTMCEEHSPFSTYIKEKLGGKHRRMPKEWLEPIFQQAKKIGVTEMIPSTMGEPLIYKHFAHFIELCYKYDIKMNLTTNGTFPRTTEKTVTEWAKLIVPITTDVKISWNGATAETSQKVMLKINFDEAVANVKEFMRIREEHFAKTGYYCRVTFQLTFMQNNMHELADIVKLAAELGVDRVKGHQLWAHFDEIKHLSMKATPESILQWNEYVKEAHEAQEKFRKPNGDKVILENIIPLQKNENKEIPESYECPFLEKELWVSATGKISPCCAPDEQRNTLGDFGNIENTSIEEVLRSDNYQNLVKNYKKIDLCKTCNMRKPNKI; translated from the coding sequence ATGCACATACTAAAAATCATTCACGGCTACCCACTCAACTACAATGCAGGTTCAGAAGTTTATAGTCAATCTATTTGCAACGAACTTTCCAAAAGGCACAAAGTATCTGTTTTCACTAGAGAAGAAAATCCCTACTCGCCTGACTTTACAATCCGACACGAAAACAAAACTGATAATCTTAATTTCTATTTCGTAAACAATCCGCAAGGAAAGGACGGTTATCGTCACAAACAGATGGATGAGAACTTTGCGGAACTAGTAAAGCAAATCAAACCCGACATTGCACACATTGGACACGTTAATCATCTTTCCACAGGTTTGATTGATGAACTGAACAAACTCAATATTCCAATCATTTACACGCTTCACGACTTTTGGCTGATGTGTCCGAGAGGACAATTCCTTACACGAAGCATTGGCAAAACCAACAACTTTCAGTTGTGCAAAAAGCAAGACGACAAAAAATGTGCGACAGATTGTTACAAAGTTTATTTCAGCGGACGAGAAGAAAACGAACAAAATGAAATTGAAAATTGGAGCAATTGGATACATCAGCGAATGGCTGAAACAAAATCAATCATTAACAAGGTAGATTTATTCATTGCACCATCACACTATTTACGAAACAGATTTATCAATGAGTTTGAAGTTCCAGAAAATAAAATCGTTTACCTTGATTACGGTTTTCCAACAGAATATTTGACGCAAACAAAAAAATCAAACGAAAAAACAAATTTCACTTTTGGTTACATAGGAACTCTTATACCTGCAAAAGGTGTGAATGATTTGATTGAAGCGTTCAAACAAATTGAAGAACCTGCAACACTTAAAATTTACGGCAGAGAAAACGGACAAAGCACTAATGCACTAAAGTTGCTCGCATCAACTTCAAAAAACAAAATTGAGTTTGCAGGTGAATACATCAATCATAATTTGGCAAATGATGTTTTTTCAAATGTTGATTGTATTGTAGTCCCGAGCATTTGGGGCGAAAATTCACCCCTTGTTATTCACGAAGCACAATCGTGCAAAGTTCCTGTAATTACAGCCGACTTTGGCGGAATGAAAGAATATGTTCAGCACAATATCAACGGACTTTTGTTTGAACATCGCAACACAAATTCGTTGGCAGAGCAAATGAAATTTGCTGTTACAAATCCCGATAAAATGAAAACATTAGGCGAAAAAGGTTATTTGTATTCCGCAGACGGAAGCGTTCCAAATATTCAGGACCATTGTAAAGAATTAGAAAATATTTATAGCGAATTCATTTATAAACTTTGGCGTGTTACGCTAGACACAAATCCTGAAGATTGTAATTTGAGTTGCACAATGTGCGAAGAACACAGCCCATTTTCAACTTATATAAAAGAGAAATTGGGCGGTAAACACCGCAGAATGCCGAAAGAATGGTTAGAACCCATTTTTCAGCAAGCGAAAAAAATAGGTGTTACGGAAATGATACCGTCCACAATGGGCGAACCGTTAATCTATAAGCATTTTGCCCACTTCATTGAGTTGTGTTACAAATACGACATCAAAATGAATTTGACCACCAACGGAACGTTTCCGAGAACAACAGAGAAAACCGTTACTGAGTGGGCGAAGCTAATTGTTCCAATTACAACCGATGTGAAAATAAGTTGGAACGGTGCAACCGCAGAAACTTCGCAAAAAGTAATGTTGAAAATAAACTTTGACGAAGCAGTTGCAAACGTGAAAGAGTTTATGCGTATTCGTGAAGAACACTTTGCAAAAACTGGTTATTACTGCCGTGTTACTTTCCAGCTAACATTTATGCAAAATAATATGCACGAGTTAGCAGACATTGTGAAGTTGGCGGCTGAGTTGGGTGTTGATAGAGTAAAAGGACATCAGCTTTGGGCACACTTTGACGAAATCAAGCATTTGTCAATGAAAGCAACACCTGAAAGTATTTTACAATGGAACGAGTATGTAAAAGAAGCCCACGAAGCACAAGAGAAATTCCGTAAACCAAATGGCGATAAAGTGATTTTGGAAAACATTATTCCATTGCAGAAAAATGAAAACAAAGAAATCCCCGAAAGTTATGAATGCCCGTTTTTGGAAAAAGAACTATGGGTATCTGCCACAGGTAAAATTTCGCCTTGTTGTGCTCCAGACGAACAACGTAATACGCTTGGAGATTTCGGGAACATAGAAAATACAAGCATTGAAGAAGTGTTGCGAAGCGATAACTACCAAAACCTAGTGAAGAACTACAAGAAAATTGATTTATGTAAAACCTGTAATATGCGTAAACCCAATAAAATATGA
- a CDS encoding sigma-54 factor interaction domain-containing protein — MKNIYISWHYTTHGVAYLKHILSRFYLFEKLPSEKLDLSRLEQEELNVIFDTPKQNGFLFDEIIYLTAPQIAFDKLSSRRVSYKKTILDDEFVINQGLKELFDEIISNDKICYDLEAEFSYVKKKYPNKIKIFEHAVWRNIQHYPIEQQIKWLTEYSNFKNVYQGNFKVVELNVNDLRDEKQISDVVSRWSRQYFSKQKNFQPIINVSLGSNETQVVWHILAEAGQLPENTRFIKTYDDKSDKLEKRFKQFSIQEIPTNLISTIGAEFKVFSETKSPSRKLVNKKMETFLKSGFSILLIGERGIGKSKIASEAKQSFDNKNPFIEANCASFDEDSKAEAELFGFEKGAFTGANAVKKGLLEEADGGILFLDEIHHLSKLVQAKLMKALQTDKHNKMSIRRMGSNKEIKVECRLIFATNKSVAELRNELLPDFYDRIVQHVVNIPSIRETVEDRITDWENIWKGLKFKGDAPKELELVKWLKQLPLYGNYRDLQKIAMYYNAFNQFDADTKNMLNETNAFQYAKNEFEKYHSPVVQLGKEKFNFNIKQTTKEMIADYLFELQDWAVSKFEGRKPAIEHFKSIGDTVTEKTFNDWKNKKSLTKSKS; from the coding sequence ATGAAAAACATTTACATTTCTTGGCACTACACAACTCACGGGGTTGCATACCTCAAGCATATACTAAGTAGGTTTTACCTATTTGAAAAGTTGCCTTCAGAAAAATTGGATTTAAGCCGCTTGGAACAAGAAGAACTCAACGTAATATTTGATACTCCAAAACAGAACGGCTTTTTATTTGATGAAATAATTTACCTGACTGCTCCGCAAATAGCATTCGACAAACTATCGAGCAGAAGGGTTAGTTATAAAAAAACAATACTTGATGATGAGTTTGTTATCAACCAAGGACTGAAGGAGTTGTTTGATGAGATAATTTCTAACGACAAAATTTGTTATGATTTAGAAGCGGAATTTTCTTATGTCAAAAAGAAATACCCTAATAAAATTAAAATATTTGAACATGCAGTTTGGAGAAATATTCAGCATTATCCGATTGAGCAACAGATAAAATGGCTGACTGAATACTCTAACTTTAAAAATGTTTATCAAGGGAATTTCAAAGTTGTAGAACTCAATGTAAATGACCTAAGAGATGAAAAGCAAATTTCTGATGTAGTAAGCAGATGGTCAAGGCAATATTTTTCAAAGCAGAAGAATTTCCAGCCAATAATAAATGTTTCATTAGGGAGCAATGAAACCCAAGTTGTTTGGCACATTCTTGCAGAGGCAGGACAGTTGCCAGAGAATACTAGATTTATTAAAACCTATGATGATAAAAGTGACAAACTTGAAAAGAGATTTAAACAGTTTTCAATTCAAGAAATACCAACTAATCTAATTTCTACAATTGGTGCAGAGTTTAAAGTTTTCAGCGAAACAAAATCCCCATCGAGGAAATTGGTAAACAAGAAAATGGAAACATTTCTTAAATCAGGTTTCTCAATTTTATTGATAGGAGAAAGAGGAATTGGTAAGTCAAAAATTGCAAGCGAAGCAAAGCAATCATTTGACAATAAAAATCCCTTCATAGAAGCGAATTGTGCATCATTTGATGAAGATAGTAAAGCAGAGGCAGAGTTATTTGGTTTTGAGAAAGGTGCATTTACTGGTGCAAATGCTGTAAAAAAAGGCCTTTTAGAGGAAGCAGATGGAGGGATTTTATTTCTTGATGAAATCCATCATCTGTCAAAGCTAGTTCAGGCAAAATTAATGAAGGCATTGCAAACAGATAAGCATAATAAAATGTCTATCCGAAGAATGGGAAGTAATAAAGAAATAAAGGTTGAATGTCGCTTGATTTTTGCCACCAATAAAAGTGTTGCCGAATTGCGAAACGAATTACTGCCTGATTTTTACGATAGAATAGTCCAACACGTTGTAAATATTCCCTCAATAAGAGAAACTGTTGAAGATAGAATAACAGATTGGGAAAATATTTGGAAAGGATTAAAATTTAAAGGTGATGCTCCAAAGGAATTGGAATTAGTGAAATGGCTAAAGCAGTTACCTTTGTATGGTAATTACAGAGATTTACAGAAAATAGCGATGTATTACAATGCGTTTAATCAGTTCGATGCAGATACAAAAAATATGTTGAATGAAACCAATGCATTTCAATATGCTAAGAATGAATTTGAAAAATATCACAGTCCAGTCGTTCAACTCGGAAAAGAGAAGTTCAATTTTAATATTAAGCAAACCACAAAAGAAATGATAGCCGATTACTTGTTTGAGCTACAAGATTGGGCTGTGTCCAAATTTGAAGGAAGAAAACCTGCAATTGAACATTTTAAATCTATAGGTGATACAGTTACAGAAAAAACCTTTAATGATTGGAAGAATAAGAAGTCGCTTACAAAATCAAAAAGTTAG